In one window of Oncorhynchus clarkii lewisi isolate Uvic-CL-2024 unplaced genomic scaffold, UVic_Ocla_1.0 unplaced_contig_10300_pilon_pilon, whole genome shotgun sequence DNA:
- the LOC139399971 gene encoding galactose-specific lectin nattectin-like: MTMLTIFLLLSAAFTLGDARDLNDTENQIIENLIRNLPIESEEMGAKEKGGLQTRSSSCPPGWHRYGTHCYHYVPIMAKWPEAEHYCLLLGGNLASVHSLSQYNFLRTVIQSSANGAQRTWIGANDAIKEGLWLWSDGSRFSYQNWGKGQPDNYIQVAGNDNTNGREHCMEMNSGGDFGQNDAACWMQIPFMCSRKL; encoded by the exons ATGACGATGTTGACCATATTTCTGCTTCTCAGCGCTGCCTTTACTCTGGGTGATGCAA GAGATCTGAATGACACAGAGAATCAAATTATTGAGAACCTGATACGCAACCTGCCAATTG AGTCTGAGGAGATGGGAGCGAAGGAGAAAGGGGGACTACAAACCAGGAGTTCGTCATGCCCACCTGGTTGGCACAGATATGGGACACACTGCTATCACTACGTCCCCATCATGGCCAAATGGCCAGAGGCAGAG CATTACTGTTTGCTATTGGGAGGTAACCTGGCGTCAGTGCACAGCCTCTCCCAGTATAACTTCCTTCGAACAGTCATCCAAAGTAGTGCCAATGGAGCCCAGCGCACCTGGATTGGAGCCAACGATGCCATCAAG GAGGGTCTTTGGCTGTGGAGCGATGGGTCCAGGTTTAGCTACCAGAACTGGGGCAAGGGGCAACCTGATAACTACATCCAAGTTGCTGGGAACGACAACACGAATGGCCGTGAGCATTGTATGGAGATGAACTCTGGAG GGGACTTCGGGCAGAATGATGCAGCCTGTTGGATGCAAATTCCATTCATGTGTTCCAGAAAGCTGTAA